The following proteins are co-located in the Sporolactobacillus pectinivorans genome:
- the mfd gene encoding transcription-repair coupling factor: MFGLSTFYERKINEIRTVLDGYESGMDQQLVSGLSGSAKSLWIAAMYRERPGTLIAVTHNLYQGQKLYNDLSGLVDPEELFLYPTNDLIASEMAVASPELLAQRIDVLNHLAEEKKSLIVIPVAGLKRLLAPPYLWKASLIRLKNGAQVDLDQLATKLSALGYERESMVTGPGQFSIRGGIVDIFPLTEEHPLRIELFDDEVDSIRFFDSETQRSLDMLNVAPVIGPARELLLYDEGFDRAATALEAALIKALSRTGDPEVRNLLNDRTGADIEALKQHQSFQNMAKYTALFYNKATTISDYLPQNALIILDEISRIQEMTQQLDREEAEWLVEMLQKGEMVGGVPLTMDGSALAEHLHRPLLLLSLFLRYHGQFQPQNVINFTCRSMQNFHGQINLLKTETDRWLKSEFAVVFLASDQERAKRLTRVLEDYGIKAESAEADALPAFGRIQIVAGGLENGFELPLQKLAVITEKEVFTKKAPKTQRRGRKISNAERLKNYNELKVGDYVVHVDHGIGRYAGVETLEVNGTHKDYLQIIYKGNDKLFVPVEHIDQVQKYVSSEGKEPKVYALGGSEWKKVKNKAKSSIQDIADDLIKLYAQREASKGHAFTKDGPAQHEFEAAFPYQETADQLQAIDEIKKDMEKEKPMDRLLCGDVGYGKTEVALRAAFKAIADGKQVAFLVPTTILAQQHYETSRERFEEFPVSIGVLSRFRSRKEQLDTLKGLKTGTVDMVIGTHRLLSKDVKFKDLGLLIVDEEQRFGVTHKEKIKRLKANIDVLTLTATPIPRTLHMSMLGVRDLSIIETPPENRFPVQTYVTEYNEMLVREAIEREMARGGQIYFLYNRVETIQRMTELISSLVPDAAVTFAHGQMKESELESAMIDFLDGTDDVLVSTTIIEAGVDIPNVNTLIVYDADRMGLAQLYQLRGRVGRSNRVAYAYFTYQRDKVMNEVAEKRLQAIKEFTELGSGFKIAMRDLSIRGAGNLLGAQQHGFIDSVGFDLYSQMLKDAVDERKGIQKPAERPVSASIEIDADAYIPDSYIKDSIQKIDMYKRFKAADSMQSIQDIEDEMIDRYGDYPQEVADLLKAALLRVIADQLMIEDIKQTNGGLSVVFSEKGWKSLDRELLFKSISRMGPGIGLGSANTKMKLTIKESAMNSQVLDAALDLLKEIIKMQKTPEKAG; this comes from the coding sequence ATGTTTGGCCTGAGCACCTTTTATGAACGGAAGATCAATGAAATTAGAACCGTTCTCGACGGGTACGAAAGCGGTATGGATCAGCAACTCGTGTCGGGGCTGTCCGGAAGCGCAAAGTCACTCTGGATTGCCGCGATGTATCGCGAGCGGCCGGGAACACTCATTGCTGTAACACATAATCTTTATCAGGGGCAGAAACTATATAATGATTTGTCGGGGCTGGTGGACCCGGAGGAGCTTTTTCTGTACCCGACGAATGATCTGATCGCATCAGAAATGGCCGTTGCCAGTCCGGAATTGCTAGCCCAGCGCATTGACGTGCTGAATCATTTGGCGGAGGAAAAGAAAAGCCTGATTGTCATTCCGGTAGCCGGATTGAAACGTTTGCTTGCACCTCCGTATTTGTGGAAGGCCAGTTTGATCCGCCTGAAGAATGGGGCACAGGTTGATCTTGATCAGTTGGCCACAAAACTTTCTGCGCTGGGTTATGAGCGGGAATCAATGGTTACCGGGCCCGGCCAGTTCAGCATTAGAGGCGGCATTGTGGACATATTTCCGTTGACGGAGGAACATCCGCTTAGAATTGAACTCTTTGATGATGAAGTGGATTCAATTCGGTTCTTTGACAGTGAAACACAGCGATCACTGGACATGCTGAATGTGGCGCCTGTTATTGGCCCTGCCCGCGAACTTCTCCTTTATGATGAAGGATTTGATCGTGCAGCAACTGCACTTGAAGCTGCTCTGATTAAAGCGCTATCAAGGACTGGTGATCCTGAGGTCAGGAATCTGCTGAATGACCGGACCGGAGCAGACATTGAAGCGCTGAAGCAGCATCAGTCTTTTCAGAATATGGCCAAATATACAGCTCTTTTTTATAATAAAGCGACAACGATTTCCGATTATTTGCCTCAGAACGCACTGATCATTTTGGATGAGATCAGCAGGATACAGGAAATGACACAGCAGCTGGATCGTGAGGAAGCCGAATGGCTGGTGGAAATGCTGCAGAAAGGAGAAATGGTCGGGGGCGTACCGCTGACCATGGACGGGTCGGCACTGGCTGAACATCTGCACCGGCCGCTGCTTCTTCTTTCCTTGTTTTTGCGCTATCACGGGCAGTTTCAGCCGCAGAACGTCATCAATTTTACCTGTCGTTCCATGCAGAATTTTCACGGGCAGATTAATTTGCTGAAAACCGAAACCGACCGATGGTTGAAAAGTGAATTTGCCGTTGTTTTTCTGGCTTCTGATCAGGAGCGGGCAAAACGACTGACACGGGTACTTGAGGATTATGGAATCAAAGCTGAATCTGCGGAAGCGGATGCATTGCCGGCATTCGGCCGTATCCAGATTGTCGCAGGGGGATTGGAAAACGGTTTCGAATTACCTCTTCAGAAGCTTGCTGTCATTACCGAGAAAGAGGTTTTTACGAAAAAAGCGCCGAAAACACAACGCAGAGGAAGAAAAATATCCAATGCGGAACGCTTGAAAAATTATAACGAACTAAAAGTCGGCGACTATGTAGTGCATGTCGACCACGGAATCGGCCGCTACGCGGGTGTTGAAACGCTTGAGGTTAACGGCACGCACAAAGATTATCTGCAAATTATCTACAAAGGAAACGACAAACTCTTTGTACCCGTTGAGCATATTGATCAGGTTCAGAAATACGTCAGTTCCGAAGGTAAAGAACCAAAAGTCTATGCTTTGGGCGGCAGTGAATGGAAAAAGGTCAAGAACAAAGCAAAATCGTCAATACAGGACATTGCCGACGACCTGATCAAACTGTACGCGCAGCGTGAAGCCAGCAAGGGGCATGCCTTTACAAAAGACGGCCCGGCGCAGCACGAGTTTGAGGCGGCTTTTCCGTATCAGGAAACAGCGGATCAGCTCCAAGCCATAGATGAGATAAAAAAAGATATGGAAAAAGAGAAACCGATGGATCGGCTGCTTTGCGGAGACGTTGGCTACGGGAAAACCGAAGTGGCACTGAGGGCCGCATTCAAGGCGATAGCCGATGGGAAACAGGTAGCTTTTCTTGTCCCGACCACGATTCTTGCTCAGCAGCACTATGAAACGTCACGCGAACGCTTCGAAGAATTCCCTGTATCGATTGGAGTTCTGAGCCGTTTCCGCTCACGAAAAGAGCAACTGGATACGCTTAAAGGTCTGAAAACCGGAACAGTTGATATGGTAATCGGAACGCACCGTCTGCTCTCAAAAGATGTGAAGTTTAAGGACTTGGGGCTGCTGATTGTCGATGAAGAACAGCGTTTCGGTGTGACCCATAAGGAAAAAATTAAACGGCTGAAAGCGAATATTGATGTCCTGACACTGACGGCGACACCTATTCCTAGGACACTTCACATGTCGATGCTGGGCGTCCGGGATCTGTCGATTATTGAAACACCGCCGGAAAATCGATTCCCTGTCCAGACTTATGTGACAGAATACAATGAAATGCTCGTCCGGGAAGCTATCGAGAGGGAAATGGCACGCGGTGGGCAGATCTATTTTCTTTACAATCGTGTTGAAACGATTCAAAGAATGACGGAGCTGATCTCTTCTCTTGTTCCGGATGCTGCGGTGACTTTTGCACATGGCCAGATGAAGGAATCTGAGCTGGAATCGGCAATGATCGATTTTCTCGACGGCACGGACGACGTGTTGGTCAGCACGACGATTATTGAGGCCGGGGTTGATATTCCGAACGTCAATACATTGATTGTTTATGATGCGGACAGAATGGGTCTGGCGCAGCTTTACCAATTACGCGGACGGGTCGGTCGCTCGAACCGTGTCGCTTATGCTTACTTTACGTATCAACGGGACAAGGTGATGAACGAAGTTGCCGAGAAACGCCTGCAGGCCATTAAGGAGTTCACGGAACTCGGTTCCGGATTCAAGATAGCGATGCGGGATTTGTCGATCAGAGGTGCTGGCAACCTGCTTGGCGCCCAGCAGCATGGATTTATTGACTCTGTAGGTTTCGATCTGTACTCGCAGATGCTTAAAGATGCGGTCGATGAACGGAAGGGCATTCAGAAGCCCGCCGAAAGACCAGTCAGTGCATCCATTGAAATTGACGCCGATGCTTATATCCCCGACAGCTACATTAAGGATTCGATTCAGAAGATTGATATGTACAAGCGGTTTAAGGCAGCGGACAGCATGCAGTCTATTCAGGATATTGAAGACGAGATGATTGACCGGTACGGAGATTATCCGCAGGAAGTGGCTGACCTGCTCAAAGCAGCTTTGCTGCGTGTGATTGCGGACCAACTGATGATTGAAGACATCAAGCAGACAAATGGCGGACTGAGCGTCGTATTCTCGGAAAAAGGCTGGAAATCACTGGATCGGGAATTGCTTTTCAAGTCAATCAGCCGGATGGGGCCTGGGATCGGCCTCGGTTCTGCCAATACGAAGATGAAACTCACCATAAAAGAAAGTGCGATGAACAGCCAAGTGCTTGATGCAGCACTGGATCTGCTGAAAGAGATCATTAAAATGCAAAAGACACCGGAAAAAGCCGGTTAA
- the pth gene encoding aminoacyl-tRNA hydrolase, with product MKIIIGLGNPGSEYAHTRHNIGFEVIDELSAKYRISLTRSKFNALFGKGTIDGEEVLLVKPLTYMNASGEAVGPLTRFYKLTAEDLIAVHDDMDLPVGKIRLRQKGGSGGHNGVKSLIQHLHTQEFARIRVGVGHPERSRQAVVNYVLNGFTEEEKAPITEAVERASEAAAAWLTIPFPKVMSEYNANK from the coding sequence GTGAAAATCATTATCGGGCTGGGCAATCCTGGTTCTGAATATGCGCATACGAGGCATAACATAGGATTTGAAGTGATCGATGAACTGTCCGCTAAATATCGTATCAGCCTGACTCGCAGCAAGTTCAATGCTCTGTTCGGCAAAGGGACTATCGACGGAGAAGAAGTGTTACTGGTTAAGCCGCTCACTTATATGAATGCTTCAGGAGAGGCTGTTGGGCCACTGACTCGCTTCTACAAACTGACTGCCGAAGATCTTATTGCTGTTCATGATGATATGGATTTGCCAGTAGGAAAAATCCGCTTGAGGCAGAAAGGTGGCTCAGGAGGTCACAATGGCGTAAAGTCATTGATCCAGCATCTCCACACTCAGGAATTCGCAAGAATTAGGGTAGGTGTCGGTCATCCGGAAAGATCCCGACAGGCGGTCGTTAATTATGTGCTGAATGGTTTTACAGAAGAGGAAAAAGCGCCAATTACAGAAGCGGTTGAACGTGCTTCTGAAGCGGCGGCCGCCTGGCTGACTATACCTTTTCCGAAAGTGATGAGCGAATATAATGCGAATAAGTGA
- a CDS encoding 50S ribosomal protein L25, which yields MATLNAAIRDDSKKSIAKQLRREGKIPSVVYGKTTESESISVNAGEVSKLFRNEGRNAIITLNIADGKKYTVMAHDLQYNSLKGTIQHIDFLAINVNETIDAVVPVVIKGAEIVEVGEIVVNHQLSELTVRALPKDLPNAIEVDVSKMTVGDNVRISDIAPESGYKILGEPEDVVVSVSYSGKNTEETEAAPATSTETSSTEKTPAE from the coding sequence ATGGCAACATTAAATGCGGCCATTCGCGATGATTCAAAAAAATCGATCGCAAAGCAATTGAGACGGGAAGGTAAAATTCCTTCAGTAGTCTATGGCAAGACAACGGAAAGCGAGTCCATCTCGGTAAATGCCGGTGAAGTCAGCAAACTGTTTCGCAATGAAGGCAGAAATGCAATTATTACTCTGAACATTGCTGATGGTAAAAAGTATACGGTGATGGCTCATGATCTCCAGTACAATAGTCTAAAAGGCACGATTCAGCATATTGATTTTCTGGCAATCAATGTAAATGAAACGATTGATGCTGTCGTCCCTGTCGTCATCAAGGGCGCTGAAATTGTTGAAGTTGGCGAAATTGTCGTTAACCACCAACTGTCTGAACTGACGGTGCGCGCGTTGCCAAAAGATTTGCCGAACGCTATTGAAGTCGATGTTTCTAAAATGACAGTTGGCGACAATGTCAGAATTAGCGATATTGCTCCCGAATCCGGGTACAAGATTCTTGGCGAACCTGAAGACGTTGTTGTATCTGTATCCTACAGTGGCAAAAATACTGAAGAAACTGAAGCAGCTCCGGCAACAAGTACTGAAACTTCGTCAACTGAAAAAACGCCTGCTGAATAA